In the genome of Nocardia sp. NBC_00416, one region contains:
- a CDS encoding IS5 family transposase: MASVAVTGRADLTDAQWARLQPLLPRNQKTSRPPVWTKRQLINGIRWRTRVGCPWRDIPAHYGSWSAIYGLFRRWQRTGAWAVILKTLQACAEAAGAIRWQISVDSTIMRAHQHAAGARRDPDNQAEPPSGPGEREPGDHALGRSRGGWTTKLHLTCEDRCRVMSMLLTGGQAGDSPHFAAVLDRIQIPASGSRARRRPDRVLADKAYSSRGNRNWLRRRGIKATIPVPDGQAGHRWARGSAGGRPPAFDPVIYRDRNTIERGINQLKQHRAVATRFDKLAVRYLATIHIAAINQWLRHP; this comes from the coding sequence ATGGCCAGCGTAGCGGTGACGGGGCGCGCGGATCTGACCGATGCGCAATGGGCGCGGTTGCAGCCGCTGCTGCCCCGTAACCAGAAGACGAGCCGTCCGCCCGTGTGGACGAAACGACAACTCATCAACGGAATCAGATGGCGCACCCGCGTCGGTTGCCCGTGGCGCGATATCCCAGCCCACTACGGATCCTGGTCGGCGATCTATGGGCTTTTCCGGCGATGGCAGCGAACCGGAGCTTGGGCAGTGATCCTGAAAACGCTGCAAGCCTGCGCCGAGGCCGCCGGTGCGATCAGATGGCAGATCAGCGTCGACTCCACGATCATGCGAGCCCATCAGCACGCGGCCGGGGCCCGCCGCGACCCCGACAATCAAGCTGAACCACCGAGCGGCCCCGGTGAGCGCGAACCCGGTGACCATGCCCTGGGCCGGTCACGAGGCGGATGGACAACAAAACTACATTTGACCTGCGAGGACCGTTGCCGGGTGATGAGCATGCTGCTCACCGGCGGCCAGGCCGGCGACAGTCCGCACTTCGCGGCGGTCCTCGACCGGATCCAGATCCCCGCATCCGGGAGCCGGGCCCGCCGACGACCGGATCGCGTACTGGCCGACAAGGCGTACTCCAGTCGCGGCAACCGCAACTGGCTGCGTCGGCGCGGGATCAAAGCCACGATCCCGGTGCCCGACGGTCAAGCCGGCCACCGCTGGGCCCGCGGTTCGGCCGGTGGACGACCACCGGCGTTCGATCCGGTGATCTACCGTGACCGCAACACCATCGAACGCGGCATCAACCAGCTCAAACAACACCGTGCAGTCGCCACCCGATTCGACAAACTCGCCGTCCGCTACCTCGCAACCATCCACATCGCCGCGATCAACCAATGGCTCCGCCACCCATGA
- a CDS encoding sigma-70 family RNA polymerase sigma factor: MDGSSEFDEVRSDPDPVRRGRYATELITLYQQRATELARLRKEAIEEAHCTGLSYTEIAELLGITKGRISQIRTSAPPAERAFFGIGPVVVGIPRRFGVEDGRGRPYFDASDQATEERIEADLARLSLISTRFAIDPDVEQVPAGDAVVICGPKSAPVARNLLAADEALSFENIEGTWYLIEKSSGRRHSSPFRADFANRTDIGYLARRVEGGRVVVHIAGVTSIGSLGVAHWLTSNVASLYEPSARFTSAVIECDFDPELSITGSRIVAGPFTTRE, translated from the coding sequence ATGGATGGCTCAAGCGAGTTCGACGAGGTTCGCAGCGATCCGGACCCGGTGCGCCGTGGCCGGTATGCGACCGAACTGATCACGCTCTACCAGCAGCGGGCCACCGAATTGGCGAGACTTCGGAAGGAGGCGATCGAGGAAGCTCACTGCACCGGTCTCAGCTATACCGAGATCGCGGAACTTCTCGGTATCACCAAGGGACGGATCAGTCAGATCAGGACGAGCGCTCCGCCAGCCGAACGCGCATTCTTCGGTATCGGTCCGGTTGTGGTGGGCATTCCCCGGCGCTTCGGAGTCGAGGACGGGCGCGGACGTCCGTACTTCGACGCCAGCGACCAGGCGACCGAGGAGCGCATCGAAGCCGACCTCGCCCGTCTGTCACTCATATCCACACGATTCGCGATAGACCCAGATGTCGAGCAGGTCCCTGCTGGTGACGCCGTGGTGATCTGCGGCCCCAAGTCGGCGCCGGTGGCGCGGAATCTCCTTGCTGCCGACGAGGCTCTGAGTTTCGAGAACATCGAAGGTACCTGGTATTTGATCGAGAAGTCTTCCGGGCGACGACACAGCTCGCCGTTCCGCGCCGACTTCGCGAACCGAACCGACATCGGCTACCTCGCCAGGCGGGTAGAGGGCGGCCGCGTCGTCGTCCATATCGCAGGTGTGACGAGTATCGGTTCCTTGGGCGTCGCGCATTGGCTGACCAGCAACGTAGCCTCGCTCTACGAGCCATCGGCCCGATTCACCAGCGCCGTAATCGAATGCGACTTCGACCCTGAGCTATCGATCACCGGGAGCCGGATCGTCGCGGGTCCGTTCACGACACGGGAGTGA
- a CDS encoding DUF7677 family protein: MGHLSVDVRASLRLFAFYLANGTLDLDLLDGIDYRSAVFEFGSGLEQVFAIYTNVLQVDADGTVLNDGDAQYRVAQWIRACCDPSYQVEPPFQDRETELHL, translated from the coding sequence GTGGGACATCTTTCAGTCGACGTGCGCGCTTCGCTCCGGCTCTTCGCCTTCTACTTGGCGAACGGCACCCTCGACCTCGACCTGCTCGACGGAATCGACTACCGCTCTGCTGTCTTCGAGTTCGGTTCAGGTCTGGAGCAGGTCTTCGCCATCTACACCAATGTGCTGCAGGTCGATGCGGACGGCACGGTGCTCAACGATGGGGATGCGCAGTACCGCGTCGCCCAATGGATTCGTGCCTGCTGCGACCCGAGCTACCAGGTCGAGCCGCCGTTCCAGGATCGGGAGACCGAACTCCATCTGTGA
- a CDS encoding acyl-CoA dehydrogenase: protein MAGNPDFDLFKLADFHDELRAAIRALCEKEIAPHAKDVDEHARFPEEALTALNAAGFNAVHVPEAYGGQGADSVATCIVIEEVARVCGSSSLIPAVNKLGTMGMILNGSEELKQKVLADIVNGEMASYALSEREAGSDAGSMRTRARREGDDWILNGSKCWITNGGKSSWYTVMAVTDADKGANGISAFLVHKDDEGFVVGPLEHKLGIKGSPTAELYFENCKIPGDRIVGEPGTGFKTALQTLDHTRPTIGAQAVGLAQGALDAALAYTKDRKQFGTAIADFQNTQFMLADMAMKIEAARLMVYTSAARAERGEKNLGFISAAAKCFASDVAMEVTTNAVQLFGGAGYTTDFPVERMMRDAKITQIYEGTNQIQRVVMSRALLKG, encoded by the coding sequence ATGGCGGGAAACCCGGATTTCGATCTGTTCAAGCTGGCGGACTTCCACGACGAGCTGCGTGCGGCCATCCGCGCCCTGTGCGAGAAGGAAATCGCACCGCACGCCAAAGATGTGGACGAGCACGCACGCTTTCCGGAGGAAGCCCTCACCGCGCTCAATGCCGCCGGCTTCAACGCCGTGCACGTGCCGGAGGCCTACGGCGGTCAGGGCGCCGATTCGGTGGCGACCTGCATCGTCATCGAAGAGGTCGCCCGGGTCTGCGGTTCCTCCTCGCTGATCCCCGCCGTGAACAAGCTCGGCACCATGGGCATGATCCTGAACGGCTCCGAAGAGCTCAAGCAGAAGGTCCTCGCCGATATCGTCAACGGTGAGATGGCCTCCTACGCGCTGTCCGAGCGGGAAGCCGGCTCGGATGCGGGCAGTATGCGCACCCGCGCCCGCCGGGAAGGCGACGACTGGATCCTCAACGGCTCCAAATGCTGGATCACCAACGGCGGCAAATCCTCCTGGTACACCGTGATGGCGGTGACCGACGCCGACAAGGGCGCCAACGGTATCTCCGCGTTCCTGGTGCACAAGGACGACGAAGGTTTCGTCGTCGGCCCGCTCGAGCACAAACTCGGCATCAAAGGTTCCCCCACCGCCGAACTGTACTTCGAGAACTGCAAGATCCCCGGCGACCGCATCGTCGGCGAACCGGGCACCGGCTTCAAAACCGCCCTGCAGACCCTCGACCACACCCGTCCCACCATCGGCGCGCAGGCCGTCGGCCTGGCGCAGGGCGCCCTGGACGCCGCACTGGCCTACACCAAGGACCGCAAACAGTTCGGCACGGCGATCGCCGATTTCCAGAACACCCAGTTCATGCTGGCCGATATGGCGATGAAGATCGAAGCGGCCCGCCTGATGGTCTACACCTCGGCCGCCCGCGCTGAACGCGGCGAAAAGAACCTGGGCTTCATCTCCGCCGCCGCCAAGTGCTTCGCCTCCGATGTGGCCATGGAGGTCACCACCAACGCGGTGCAGCTGTTCGGCGGGGCCGGCTACACCACGGACTTCCCGGTGGAGCGGATGATGCGCGACGCGAAGATCACCCAGATCTACGAGGGCACCAACCAGATCCAGCGGGTCGTGATGTCCCGCGCCCTGCTCAAGGGATAG
- the purE gene encoding 5-(carboxyamino)imidazole ribonucleotide mutase, which translates to MSDVVEGSVPGSPAVGVVMGSDSDWPTMEAAAEALAEFGIRFEVGVVSAHRTPQRMLDYARDAAGRGLRVLIAGAGGAAHLPGMVASATALPVIGVPVPLKYLDGMDSLLSIVQMPAGVPVATVSIGGARNAGLLAARILGAHDPALRVRMEQFQAGLETMVLEKDAALRTRLLG; encoded by the coding sequence ATGAGTGACGTGGTGGAAGGCAGTGTTCCGGGCTCCCCGGCGGTCGGGGTGGTCATGGGCAGTGATTCCGACTGGCCCACCATGGAGGCCGCCGCCGAGGCGCTGGCCGAGTTCGGCATCCGGTTCGAGGTCGGTGTGGTCTCCGCGCATCGCACTCCGCAGCGCATGCTCGATTACGCCCGTGACGCCGCCGGGCGCGGTCTGCGGGTGCTCATCGCGGGTGCGGGCGGCGCGGCCCATCTGCCCGGCATGGTCGCCTCGGCGACCGCGCTGCCGGTGATCGGCGTGCCGGTGCCGCTGAAGTATCTCGACGGGATGGATTCGCTGCTCTCGATCGTTCAGATGCCCGCCGGAGTTCCGGTGGCGACCGTCTCCATCGGCGGCGCCCGCAACGCCGGCCTGCTGGCCGCCCGCATCCTCGGCGCCCACGATCCCGCGCTGCGCGTCCGTATGGAGCAGTTCCAGGCAGGCCTGGAGACGATGGTGCTGGAGAAGGACGCGGCGCTGCGCACGCGGTTGCTGGGCTGA
- a CDS encoding 5-(carboxyamino)imidazole ribonucleotide synthase, whose protein sequence is MPTVAMIGGGQLARMTHQAAIELGQRLRVLAERPDDPAAQVSPDVVIGNHSDLGALRRAATGAHALTFDHEHVPTEHLEALVAEGVNVLPPPQALRYAQDKLAMRTELSARGLPVPAFTVVESEAAAVRFGEEHGWPIVLKAIRGGYDGRGVWMPADAEEAAKIAAEQLGAGVELLAEVRVALRRELSAMVARSPYGQAATWPVVETVQRHGQCAVVIAPAPDLSEELAAEAEQLALRLAADLGVVGAMAVELFETTDGTLLINELAMRPHNSGHWGMDGARTGQFEQHLRAVLDYPLGDTSPLAPVTVMANILGAPEAPAMSMDERLHHMFARMPDAKVHLYGKGERPDRKIGHVNVLGDEVAEVRERAERAAHWMSHAVWTDGWDPHE, encoded by the coding sequence ATGCCCACCGTCGCAATGATCGGCGGCGGCCAGCTGGCGCGGATGACGCATCAGGCCGCTATCGAGCTCGGCCAGCGGCTCCGGGTGCTCGCCGAACGACCGGATGACCCGGCGGCCCAGGTCAGTCCCGATGTGGTGATCGGCAACCATTCCGACCTCGGCGCGTTGCGCCGCGCCGCGACCGGTGCGCACGCGCTGACCTTCGATCACGAGCATGTGCCCACCGAACATCTGGAGGCGCTGGTCGCGGAGGGGGTGAACGTGCTCCCGCCGCCGCAGGCGCTGCGCTACGCGCAGGACAAATTGGCCATGCGCACCGAACTGTCCGCGCGCGGGCTACCGGTGCCCGCGTTCACCGTGGTCGAGTCGGAGGCCGCGGCCGTGCGGTTCGGCGAGGAACACGGCTGGCCGATCGTGCTCAAGGCGATCCGCGGCGGGTACGACGGTCGCGGTGTGTGGATGCCCGCCGACGCCGAGGAGGCCGCGAAGATCGCCGCCGAGCAGCTCGGGGCGGGAGTGGAGCTGCTGGCCGAGGTCCGGGTCGCGCTGCGGCGCGAGTTGTCGGCGATGGTGGCCCGCTCCCCGTACGGTCAGGCCGCGACCTGGCCGGTGGTGGAGACGGTGCAGCGGCACGGTCAGTGCGCCGTGGTGATCGCCCCGGCGCCCGATCTCTCCGAGGAGCTGGCCGCCGAAGCCGAGCAGCTCGCGCTGCGGCTCGCGGCCGATCTGGGCGTGGTCGGGGCGATGGCCGTGGAACTGTTCGAGACGACCGACGGCACGCTGCTGATCAACGAGTTGGCGATGCGCCCGCACAACTCCGGGCACTGGGGGATGGACGGCGCGCGCACCGGACAGTTCGAACAGCATCTGCGTGCGGTGCTCGACTATCCGCTCGGCGATACCAGCCCGCTCGCCCCGGTCACGGTGATGGCGAATATCCTCGGTGCGCCCGAGGCGCCCGCCATGTCGATGGACGAGCGGTTGCACCACATGTTCGCCCGTATGCCCGACGCCAAGGTGCACCTGTACGGCAAGGGCGAACGACCGGACCGCAAGATCGGGCACGTGAACGTGCTCGGCGACGAGGTGGCCGAGGTGCGGGAACGAGCCGAGCGCGCGGCGCACTGGATGTCGCACGCGGTATGGACCGATGGATGGGATCCGCATGAGTGA
- a CDS encoding TetR family transcriptional regulator, translated as MDNEESARRVGGAELVRFRLGVVDEALRLFADQGYEATSVDEIAEAAGISRRTFFRQFRSKEDVIFADHEAQLAAAQEYLQQVQTDPWDAVCEAAVQVFERFTRWRDIAERRYRVVRRVPALRDREIVTVFRYERLFTDYLRERLPDSPDLARVQFAAAVTATHNYLLRRMIRGESAAGAADLRAALNEIPRGSRRPGGDDELVLAVFRRDLPARHVAELLRQRLGSLAEAPTD; from the coding sequence ATGGACAACGAGGAATCCGCCCGCCGGGTCGGCGGCGCCGAACTGGTCCGGTTCCGGCTCGGGGTCGTCGACGAGGCCCTGCGACTGTTCGCTGATCAGGGCTACGAGGCGACCTCGGTGGATGAGATCGCCGAGGCGGCCGGGATATCGCGGCGCACGTTCTTCCGGCAGTTCCGGTCCAAGGAAGATGTGATCTTCGCCGATCACGAGGCCCAGCTGGCGGCGGCCCAGGAGTATCTGCAGCAGGTGCAGACCGATCCGTGGGACGCGGTCTGCGAGGCCGCGGTGCAGGTGTTCGAGCGTTTCACCCGGTGGCGCGATATCGCCGAACGGCGCTACCGCGTGGTGCGCCGGGTTCCGGCGCTGCGTGACCGGGAGATCGTCACCGTGTTCCGGTACGAGCGCTTGTTCACCGACTACCTGCGCGAGCGCCTGCCCGATTCACCCGACCTGGCGCGTGTGCAGTTCGCGGCCGCGGTGACCGCCACCCACAACTATCTGCTGCGCCGGATGATCCGCGGCGAGTCGGCGGCCGGAGCGGCCGACCTGCGCGCGGCCCTGAACGAGATTCCGCGCGGCAGCCGCCGCCCCGGGGGCGACGACGAACTGGTGCTCGCGGTGTTCCGCCGCGATCTGCCCGCCCGGCATGTCGCCGAACTGCTGCGGCAGCGGCTCGGTAGTTTGGCAGAAGCGCCCACGGACTGA